Within Paenibacillus sp. RUD330, the genomic segment GCGCCCACTACACCGTAGACGGCAAAAACCTGTCTGTAGCGCCGGCTCCTCTTGACGAGTATCAGATCAAGATCGAGAACGGCTTTGTTTACCTGGGCGATATCGTTCCGAACACAAGGGTTTAGGAGGCGTTAATTCAGATGTTTAAAAGCGTATACAACTGGATCGACGAACGTCTTGACGTGACGCCCCTGTGGAGGGATGTTGCGGACCATGAGGTGCCGGAACATGTCAATCCCGCGCATCACTTTTCAGCCTTCGTCTATTGTTTCGGAGGATTGACGTTCTTCATTACCGTTATCCAGATACTGTCCGGCATGTTCCTCACCATGTACTACGTTCCGGATATTATCAACGCTTACGCGAGCGTGGATTATCTTCAGCACAAGGTGCCGTTCGGCTCGATCGTACGCGGCATGCATCACTGGGGAGCCAGCCTCGTTATTGTCATGATGTTCCTACATACGCTTCGCGTCTTCTTCACCGGATCCTACAAGGCTCCGCGCGAGATGAACTGGGTCGTCGGCATGCTGATCTTCTTCATCATGCTTGGACTCGGCTTCACCGGTTACCTGCTTCCTTGGGATAACAAAGCGTACTTCGCAACCAAGGTCGGCATTCAGATCGCCGATTCGGTGCCTTATATCGGGGAGTACATCAAAGTCTTCCTGCAGGGAGGAGACATCGTCGGAGCGACTACGCTGACCAGGTTCTTCGCGATTCACGTGTTCTTCCTTCCAGGCGCCCTGCTGGCTCTGCTGGCTGCGCACTTCTTGATGATCCGCAAGCAAGGCATCGCGGGTCCTCTATAACGGTAGAGGAGGGACTCACATGGCGCACGGCAACAATTCAAACGAAAAAGTCGTTTATGTCGGCGACTCCCGTGTTCGCAAGCGCGAAACCGTCAACAGCATCCCGCCGGACTACACTTCCTTCCCGGGACGTTCGGAAGCCTTCATCCCGAACTTCCTGCTGAAGGAATGGATGGTCGGCTGCGTCGTGCTCGTCGGATTCCTCGTTCTTACGATCGCAGAGCCGCCACCGCTCGGATATCCGGCGGATCCGACCAACTCGGCGTTCATTCCGATGCCGGACTGGTACTTCCTGTTCCTGTACCAGCTGCTGAAGTACCCTTGGGTATCCGGTTCGTACGTTCCGCTCGGCGTTATGGGCGTACCGGGCGTCGCTTTCGGCTCGCTGCTGCTCGCCCCGTTCCTGGATACGGGCAAGGAGCGCCGCTTCTACCGCCGTCCGATCGCAACGGCTCTCATGCTCTTGTCGCTGGTGTCGTGCTACTATCTGACCAAGGTCAGCTGGGACCACTATCAGCATGAGCTCGAGATCACCAATACGGTGCCGGAGCATATCGAGCGCGAGGAAAAAGCCCGCGAAGCGGCCGCTTCCGGCGAGGAACCGCCTTCGGCAACAAAGCCGAAGGAGGACGTCGCTCTCGTCGATGCCGACAACGCCGGTGTGAAGACGATCATGGAAAAGGCCAAATGCATGACTTGCCACGGCACGGACCTCAAAGGCCAAGCCGGAGCGAAGATTCCATCCCTGCACGGCGTCGGCGATCTGCTCGACAAAGCGCAGCTGACGGATATCGTCACCAACGGCAAGGGCGGCATGCCGGCCTTCAAGGACACTCTTTCCGCGGAAGAGATCGATACGCTCACCACTTGGCTCGCCAAGCAAAAAGCGGCTCAATAAGACAACCAGCCTGATCGTTCCCGGACGATCAGGCTTTTTCGTCAACCGACGCTTGTTAGGAATAAAAGGGCGACATGCACGCTAACCAAGGAGGCTCATCGTCTTGTTTTCGAATTTGTTCAGCCGCTATGCTTTGCTGAATCGCCGGTTTCTGTGGCTGCTGCTCGTCGTCAATGCGCTCGGCACCGTGTACGGATATTATTGGTACAAAGGACAGCTGGAAGCGACCGTCGACGCCGGCAATCCGCTCTGGCAGCTTGTTTTCGTTCCGGACAGCCCCACGGCCAGCCTTTTCTTCACCCTGAGCCTGCTATATCTGCTCTTTCCGCCTGTAGATCAGGGACGTCTCGGCAAGACGGTGCGTGTCTTGATCGAAGGTCTTGGAACCGTCACATCGGTGAAATACGGCATCTGGGCGACCACGATGATTCTCGCCGGCGCGGCCCGGGGAGACATGCTGGAGCCTGCGCATTTCATGCTGATGGCTTCCCATCTGGGCATGGCGCTGGAAGCCCTTCTCTATGTCCGTTTCATGGCTGTGGGCAAGATCGCCGCGCTGGCGGCGGCCGGCTGGCTGCTGCTCAACGACTATTGCGATTATCACTACGGCATCTACCCCTATCTGCCAAGCACGCTTGAAAACGATGTGCCCGCAGTGCGTACATTCACGATCGGACTGTCGATATTCAGCCTGCTGGCCGTCTGGCTGGCGCAAACGATCGGGCGCAGGAGGCAAGGGCGCTGACTTCCAAACCCATGGGTGACGATTGGACTCAAGCGCAAAAGGCGGCCGCGCCGAATGATGATTGGACTCAAGCGCAGAAGGCAGCCGCTCCGATTGCCGAGAATCCCCTTCAAGCGTACAAGCCGTACATATCTCCCTATCCGCAAGCATAGTAGTAGGATAGACAGGAGGGATAGGCATGTCCGGCAAATGGACTGGAGTGTGGATCGGATTACTGGCGGGGGCGGCTGCCCTGCTGCTGCTGCATGGTGCGGTGTTCGCATCGGGCAGCGCATACATCGGCAATTCGGAGATCGGCTCGGCGGCCGAGCCCGCGCAACGGTTCCGGAGCACCGCGAACAACCTGTACACGGCCGTCGTGAACGGGGACCGCAGCGGCTCCTATTACGAGCTCGTCAAACTTGCGAAGCTGGCCGGCGACCGCGGCTTGCGCTCGCATGGATATAGCGCCGGCTGGGCGGCGGTCGACAAAAGCCTGTCCGATGCCAAGGCGGCTCTGTCCGCAGGGACGGAACCGGACAGGCTGCTGGAGGCTGCGTCGAGGCTGAGGCTGGCGGCGGACAGCTTGGCGGGAGGCCGCGAGGCGTTGTGGCTGCAGTACGAGCCTCTGCTCAAGGAGGATGCCCGGCAGGTCGCGATCGCTTGGACGACCAGCGGCAGCTTGGCCAAGTCTGCGGCGGCGGCTAGGCTTGCCACTCTCGAGCGGCACTGGGAAGTCATCGAGCCGGCCGCGCTGCTGAGCCGCGATCCGCTTCAGGCCGAGGCGATGAGGGAGGCTGTGGCCTACAGCGGGAAGCTTCTGAAGGCGAGCGGCGACCCTCAGTCCGCTTGGATCATCCAATCGTTCCGTTCCGTTTCGGAGACGGCGGACACGCTCTTCCGCGCCGAAGGGCCGGAAGGCAGGAATGTGGCGGAGCCTGCCGTCGCGCCGCCGGCGAGCCCGATCATGCCGGGAGGCTGGATGCTGTATACGCTCGTGCCGCTCATTGCCGCCGTGCTGGGTTATGCCGGCTGGAGCAATTACCGCGGCGGCCAGCATGGAGTCCGTGTCCATCCGGCCAAGGGAGAGCCGCCAAGCCATAACGGGGTCGCCCGCAAATAAAAGAAGAAGCCTGGCCGGCAACCGGTCAGGCTTCTTCTTTGAATCCTTCTCCAAGCACGTCGTGGACGTCGTTGATCACGATGAATGCCCGAGGGTCGATGCTTCGGACGATCATGCGAAGAGTGCGGATTTCCTGGCGCGACACGACGCAGTAAACGACTTGCTTGTCCGTTTTGGAATAGGCGCCGACGGCGGGGATAAGCGTGACGCCGCGCTCCATCTCCACGGTGATCCTGTCGGCGATCGCCTCGCCGTGCTCGCTGATGATGGAGAACGCCTTGGCCGCATAAGCGCCTTCCTGAATGAAGTCGATCAGCTTGGAGGCGATGAACACGGCGACGAGCGTGTAGAGCACCTTCTCCTTCGGAATGTAGATGAGCGACAGGCCGATGATGATGGCGTCCGACGCCAGGATGATCTGGCCCATGCTCCATCCTTTGGAGCGGGTGAGGATGCGCGCGGCGATATCGACGCCGCCTGTCGTGCCGCCGAAGCGGAAGACGATGCCAAGGCCCATGCCGAGCGTGACGCCGGCATACAGGGCAGCCAGGATGAAATCATGCTCGGCGTAGAAAGGCGCCATCCATCCGGCCGAAATCGCCTTTTCGAAGATAGCCAGAAATACGGATAGGCTGACGGTTCCGATGATCGTCATGACCATGGACAGCTTGCCGAGAATGCGGAGACCGACCAGGAACAGCGGAATGTTCAGGACAAGCGTCGTGATGGACAGCTTCCATCCGAGCGCATAGTTGAGAAGGATGCCGATGCCGGTGACGCCGCCTTCCATGAGCTGGTTCGGGAGGACGAAGTATTGCAGTCCAAAGGCGTAAATGGCGGTTCCCAGCATGATCGGGAAGATGGTGCGATAAATGTAGTTCCATTGAATCCTGGATAATTTGGACATAGACGGTTTCTCCTTGACGATCGCTTGGCTTGCCTGCCGTGGGCGAGGGCCGTTAGTAGGCAGGGGCTTAAATATTGTGTTCAAAACTGCTTTAGGATAACATAGGTAAAGATACCTTGCAAAGAAGGGAACTTGTCCATGAGCGAAAAATCTCTTGCCGCCATCCAGCGGGAAGTCGACGATTACATAAGCCAATTCAAGGAAGGCTACTTCAGCCCCTTGTCCCTCATGGCCAGACTCACGGAGGAATGCGGCGAGCTGGCGAGGGAAATCAACCATACGTACGGAGAGAAGCCCAAGAAGCCGGACGAGGCGGACAATTCCGTCGAGATGGAGCTGGGGGACATCCTCTTCATCCTGAATTGCTTCGCCAATTCGCTGAACATCGATCTGACGAAGGCGCATGATTCCGTCATGCACAAGTTCAATACGAGGGACGCGGACCGCTGGACCCGCAAAAACGGCGAACCGCAATAAAGCCCCAGGCATATGCTGTACCATCATCCTCTGAGAAGGAAGGTGGGCGGATGGACGGGGAAAGCTGCATCAGGAAAGCATACGAATCCATACTCGGCGGCGACTTCGACGGCGCGATCGGATGGTTCCGGCAAGCAATCGACCTGGAGCCTGACAATGCGTCTTTTCATTATAAATGCTCCGTCTCCTGCACGCGCAGCGGCAGATGGGAGCTGGCCCTTCATCATGCCAAGCTTGCCAGCGAGCTGGACCCTGCTCATGCGGAGTACCGGTTCCACTTGGATGTCGTGGACTCCCGCAGGCTCGTCTCGGATGCCAAGCTGCTGCTGGCTGCCGGCGCTGCCCATGCCTCCGAGGCTCTTCTGTTCGCCCAGGAGGCCCGGCTGCTGGATCCGCTCAACGCCGAGGCCAGCCTCGCGGCGGGACAGTGCTATTACGTGCTCAACCGGCTCCAGGATGCAAAAGATTGCGTGATGGAAGCATGCAGGCTGGATCCTTCCTCCGAGGAAGCCCGAATCCTGCTGCGCAAGCTGAACCGGGCGATCAAGCCGACGAACAAGCCGCGCTGAAGCGGTATGGAGCAAGCCGACTATTTAACTCGAGGTGATCGATATCATGAATACTCCTATCAAAGTGGCGGTAGCCGGCGCTTCCGGAAGAATGGGCCGAGAAGTCGTCAAGCTGGCCCTGCAGGATGAAAGCTTCCAGCTGACGGGAGCCATGTCCCCGTCGGCCGGCGCTGTCGACGCGGGCCGTCTTGTCGGTCTCGAGCCATGCGGCGTGACGGTGTCTCCATCGCTGGAGGCGATGCTGGACAGCGGAGAAATCGACGTTCTCGTCGATTTCACCGTGCCGCAGTCCGCTTATTCCAACACGCTGGAAGCCGTGACGCGCGGAATCCGGCCCGTCGCCGGCGTGACAGGCTTTACTCCGCAGCAGATCGACGAGCTGGACGAGCTGTGCAAGCAGCAGGGAATCGGCGGGCTGATCGCTCCGAATTTCTCCGTCGGGGCGATCCTGATGATGAAATTCGCCGCGGAAGCCTCCAAACATTTTCCCCATCTTGAAATCATCGAATACCACGGGGACCAGAAGCTCGACGCCCCCTCCGGCACTTCGATCAAGACGGCCGAGCTTATCTCCGAGGCGCGGCGCGAGCTGAAGCAGGGCAATCCCCGCGAGGAAGAGA encodes:
- the qcrB gene encoding menaquinol-cytochrome c reductase cytochrome b subunit; its protein translation is MFKSVYNWIDERLDVTPLWRDVADHEVPEHVNPAHHFSAFVYCFGGLTFFITVIQILSGMFLTMYYVPDIINAYASVDYLQHKVPFGSIVRGMHHWGASLVIVMMFLHTLRVFFTGSYKAPREMNWVVGMLIFFIMLGLGFTGYLLPWDNKAYFATKVGIQIADSVPYIGEYIKVFLQGGDIVGATTLTRFFAIHVFFLPGALLALLAAHFLMIRKQGIAGPL
- a CDS encoding YitT family protein — its product is MSKLSRIQWNYIYRTIFPIMLGTAIYAFGLQYFVLPNQLMEGGVTGIGILLNYALGWKLSITTLVLNIPLFLVGLRILGKLSMVMTIIGTVSLSVFLAIFEKAISAGWMAPFYAEHDFILAALYAGVTLGMGLGIVFRFGGTTGGVDIAARILTRSKGWSMGQIILASDAIIIGLSLIYIPKEKVLYTLVAVFIASKLIDFIQEGAYAAKAFSIISEHGEAIADRITVEMERGVTLIPAVGAYSKTDKQVVYCVVSRQEIRTLRMIVRSIDPRAFIVINDVHDVLGEGFKEEA
- a CDS encoding sporulation protein YpjB, with amino-acid sequence MSGKWTGVWIGLLAGAAALLLLHGAVFASGSAYIGNSEIGSAAEPAQRFRSTANNLYTAVVNGDRSGSYYELVKLAKLAGDRGLRSHGYSAGWAAVDKSLSDAKAALSAGTEPDRLLEAASRLRLAADSLAGGREALWLQYEPLLKEDARQVAIAWTTSGSLAKSAAAARLATLERHWEVIEPAALLSRDPLQAEAMREAVAYSGKLLKASGDPQSAWIIQSFRSVSETADTLFRAEGPEGRNVAEPAVAPPASPIMPGGWMLYTLVPLIAAVLGYAGWSNYRGGQHGVRVHPAKGEPPSHNGVARK
- a CDS encoding tetratricopeptide repeat protein gives rise to the protein MDGESCIRKAYESILGGDFDGAIGWFRQAIDLEPDNASFHYKCSVSCTRSGRWELALHHAKLASELDPAHAEYRFHLDVVDSRRLVSDAKLLLAAGAAHASEALLFAQEARLLDPLNAEASLAAGQCYYVLNRLQDAKDCVMEACRLDPSSEEARILLRKLNRAIKPTNKPR
- the dapB gene encoding 4-hydroxy-tetrahydrodipicolinate reductase, which produces MNTPIKVAVAGASGRMGREVVKLALQDESFQLTGAMSPSAGAVDAGRLVGLEPCGVTVSPSLEAMLDSGEIDVLVDFTVPQSAYSNTLEAVTRGIRPVAGVTGFTPQQIDELDELCKQQGIGGLIAPNFSVGAILMMKFAAEASKHFPHLEIIEYHGDQKLDAPSGTSIKTAELISEARRELKQGNPREEETIEGARGGYYDGFRIHSVRLPGVFAQQEVVFGAFGQTLKIRHDSYDRAGYMPGVAHAIKKVMTYEGLIYGFEHIMEP
- a CDS encoding menaquinol-cytochrome c reductase cytochrome b/c subunit, with translation MAHGNNSNEKVVYVGDSRVRKRETVNSIPPDYTSFPGRSEAFIPNFLLKEWMVGCVVLVGFLVLTIAEPPPLGYPADPTNSAFIPMPDWYFLFLYQLLKYPWVSGSYVPLGVMGVPGVAFGSLLLAPFLDTGKERRFYRRPIATALMLLSLVSCYYLTKVSWDHYQHELEITNTVPEHIEREEKAREAAASGEEPPSATKPKEDVALVDADNAGVKTIMEKAKCMTCHGTDLKGQAGAKIPSLHGVGDLLDKAQLTDIVTNGKGGMPAFKDTLSAEEIDTLTTWLAKQKAAQ
- a CDS encoding nucleotide pyrophosphohydrolase, which gives rise to MSEKSLAAIQREVDDYISQFKEGYFSPLSLMARLTEECGELAREINHTYGEKPKKPDEADNSVEMELGDILFILNCFANSLNIDLTKAHDSVMHKFNTRDADRWTRKNGEPQ
- a CDS encoding DUF1405 domain-containing protein, whose amino-acid sequence is MFSNLFSRYALLNRRFLWLLLVVNALGTVYGYYWYKGQLEATVDAGNPLWQLVFVPDSPTASLFFTLSLLYLLFPPVDQGRLGKTVRVLIEGLGTVTSVKYGIWATTMILAGAARGDMLEPAHFMLMASHLGMALEALLYVRFMAVGKIAALAAAGWLLLNDYCDYHYGIYPYLPSTLENDVPAVRTFTIGLSIFSLLAVWLAQTIGRRRQGR